TTATGAAGGGATTTACACCTTTTTACGGACCGGGATCCAAATTTCGCTCCTATATTCCTCAGAGGTGATATCCCCCTCAGGATACCATTCCAGCTGTGGTCCGTCCGTCATCTCATAGCCGGAGGATGGAAACCACTCTGTAAAGATCCGTTTCCATATATTCTGCTGCCCCTCCGGCAGCCTGCCCACGCATTCAAAGATCACGTATTGGCCGGCCAATCCACGCTCTTACCTCCCGCTCTCTTTGATAGCCTCAGTATAATATAGCTTCCGGATATTATGGCAACTTTCCCTGCACAAAAAAGCGGGTTTAAGATTTTCCAGTGATTTCCCCGTACATCTTAGGCCTGCGGTCACGGAAAAGCCCCCAGTTTCTCCTGTCAGCCATCATCTGGTCAAGGTCAAAGGAAGCGCATATCACGCCTTCTTCCTCCCTGTTCATAGAAGCTATGACAGCCCCGGTATTGTCCGTAATAAAGGATGAGCCATAAAATTTAAGGGAAGAACTTTGATTCCCATTGGATTCACATGGAACAACAGATTCCACTCCAATCCGGTTTGCCGCAACGACCGGAATGATATTGGAAGCAGCATGTCCCTGCATGCAGCGTCTCCAGTGCTCCATGCTGTCACAGTCCAGGATCGGTTCGCTTCCAATGGCAGTAGGGTATAAGATCAGCTCCGCTCCCTGTAAAGCCAAGCACCTTGCTGTCTCCGGAAACCACTGGTCCCAGCAGATTCCTACACCTATTTTCCCGTACATGGTATCAAATACCCGAAAACCGGTATCCCCGGGAGTGAAATAAAATTTTTCCTGATAATAATGGTCATCAGGGATATGAGTCTTCCGGTATATCCCAAGATTTGTCCCATCTCCGTCAAGGACTGCCACCGAGTTGAACATGGTATTTCCTGATTTCTCATAAAAGCTGACAGGAAGAACCACTTGAAGTTCGGCCGCAATCCTGGCGAAATGCTTTACAGCCTGGTTCTCCTCTGCCGGTTCTGCGTATTCATAAAAATCATACTGCCTCTCCTGACAAAAGTATTGCCGTTCAAACAGCTCCGGAAGGAGAATGACCTTTGCCCCCTCCCCTGCTGCCTGCCTAACCAGTCTTTCCGCATTTGCAATATTCTTCTGAACGTCATCGCAGCACCTCATCTGAACTGCTGCCACTGTTACCTCTCTCATGAAAATCTCCTTCCGGTATGGTTTCTATAGGGCGGATGCCGGACGTTCATAATTCGGCGGTATTCTGTCCGCTAAATTATGAATGGCATGGCTTAACTACAACGGGATTTGTTGTGTGATGCAGTGAATATTTCCGCCTCCCACAATAATATCTCTGGCATACACCGGATAGATTCTTCTCTCAGGGAAGCATTCCCCTAATATCCGTACTGCCTCTTGATCATGGACATCTCCAAACTGGGGAACAATCACCCCTTTATTGGATATGTAAAAATTCACATAGCTGGCAGCCAGGCGCTCTCCTGCCTCCCTTTCATCCTCTCCCGGCTCAAAGGAAAAGCCTGAAAGCTCCTCTTTTGTAATGCAGACCGGTTCTTTGGGTATGGGAAGCCTGTGAATCTTAAAATACCTTCCCGCTGCATCCGTCTCCTGTTCCAGTATCCTCAAATCAGCCAGGGACATTTCATACTGGGGATCATCCTTATCATCCGTCCAGGCTAACACAACTTCCCCCGGCCGGACAAACGCACAGACATTATCCACGTGCTCATTGGTTTCATCCTGATAGATGCCTGCTTTCAGCCAGATGACCTTAACAGCTCCCAGATAGCTTTTCAGCTGTTCTTCAATCTGGATTTTAGAAAGAGACGGATTCCGCCCGGCGCTTAAAAGGCAGGCTTCCGTCACTAAAATCGTGCCTTCCCCATCGGAATGAATGGAACCTCCCTCCAGGACAAAATGCCCTGCATCATAAACCGGATAGCCGAACCGCTCACAGAAACGCCCTGCAAGAAGGTCATCCTTTTTCCAGTCAGGATACAGCCCGTCAAAGGTTCCTCCCCAGGCATTGAACCGCCAGTCGATCCCCCTGACTTTCCGTTCCTTATTGACCACAAAGGTTGGCCCCACATCTCTTGCCCAGGCATCGTCAGATTCCATGACAACCACCTGGATCCGGTCCGAAAGCATCTCCCTGGCGCTTTCCTTCACATCCGCCTCTGCCAGCATGATCACCTGCTCGCTGTCTGCAATGGCCTCCGCGATCCTGGCAAAAGCCTCCCTGGCCTTTCCTGCCCCAAAGGGCCAGGAGCCGGGCCGTTTGGGCCAGATCATAATACAGCCCCAATGAGG
The nucleotide sequence above comes from Lacrimispora sp. BS-2. Encoded proteins:
- a CDS encoding GyrI-like domain-containing protein, producing the protein MAGQYVIFECVGRLPEGQQNIWKRIFTEWFPSSGYEMTDGPQLEWYPEGDITSEEYRSEIWIPVRKKV
- the aguB gene encoding N-carbamoylputrescine amidase — its product is MREVTVAAVQMRCCDDVQKNIANAERLVRQAAGEGAKVILLPELFERQYFCQERQYDFYEYAEPAEENQAVKHFARIAAELQVVLPVSFYEKSGNTMFNSVAVLDGDGTNLGIYRKTHIPDDHYYQEKFYFTPGDTGFRVFDTMYGKIGVGICWDQWFPETARCLALQGAELILYPTAIGSEPILDCDSMEHWRRCMQGHAASNIIPVVAANRIGVESVVPCESNGNQSSSLKFYGSSFITDNTGAVIASMNREEEGVICASFDLDQMMADRRNWGLFRDRRPKMYGEITGKS
- the aguA gene encoding agmatine deiminase; protein product: MEKLKSLPAADGFYMPGEFEPHWGCIMIWPKRPGSWPFGAGKAREAFARIAEAIADSEQVIMLAEADVKESAREMLSDRIQVVVMESDDAWARDVGPTFVVNKERKVRGIDWRFNAWGGTFDGLYPDWKKDDLLAGRFCERFGYPVYDAGHFVLEGGSIHSDGEGTILVTEACLLSAGRNPSLSKIQIEEQLKSYLGAVKVIWLKAGIYQDETNEHVDNVCAFVRPGEVVLAWTDDKDDPQYEMSLADLRILEQETDAAGRYFKIHRLPIPKEPVCITKEELSGFSFEPGEDEREAGERLAASYVNFYISNKGVIVPQFGDVHDQEAVRILGECFPERRIYPVYARDIIVGGGNIHCITQQIPL